In Salinisphaera sp. T31B1, the following are encoded in one genomic region:
- a CDS encoding LysE family translocator: MIDLSVLSVFVPTFFLVSLTPGLCMTLSMGLGMTLGVRRTLWMMIGELAGVGLTAVSAVVGVATVMLRYPALFEVFKWAGGAYLIYLGVMMWASRGSLAMPETHDDSGTRAGRGQLLVQGFVTAVANPKGWAFDIALLPPFINADRALAPQLIALVGIILVIEFIALLIYAGGGSTARFFLREARNVRLLNRIAGTLMMAVGLWLALG; encoded by the coding sequence ATGATCGATCTATCTGTGTTGTCGGTGTTCGTACCGACGTTCTTTCTGGTGTCGCTGACGCCCGGTCTGTGCATGACGCTGTCGATGGGCCTGGGCATGACGCTGGGCGTGCGCCGCACCCTGTGGATGATGATCGGCGAGCTCGCGGGTGTCGGTCTGACCGCGGTGTCCGCGGTGGTGGGCGTTGCCACGGTCATGTTGCGGTATCCGGCGCTGTTCGAGGTCTTCAAATGGGCCGGCGGCGCATACCTGATCTATCTCGGCGTGATGATGTGGGCTTCCAGGGGCAGTCTGGCCATGCCCGAAACGCACGACGACAGCGGCACGCGCGCCGGCCGCGGCCAGCTGCTCGTCCAGGGCTTTGTCACGGCCGTGGCCAACCCCAAGGGCTGGGCCTTCGATATCGCCCTGCTGCCCCCGTTCATCAATGCCGACCGCGCGCTGGCGCCCCAGCTGATCGCGCTGGTCGGCATCATACTGGTGATCGAGTTCATCGCGCTGCTCATCTATGCCGGAGGCGGCAGCACGGCACGCTTTTTCCTGCGCGAGGCGCGCAACGTCCGCCTGCTCAACCGGATCGCCGGCACGTTGATGATGGCCGTGGGCCTCTGGCTGGCGCTGGGCTGA
- a CDS encoding MFS transporter has product MTAPTARRVSPWVMVACGAAIVTLSMGARQAFGLFMLPMAHDIAVNRETFGLAIAIQNLLFGLVQPSVGALADRLGAGRTIVAGAVLYALGLALTATVGNALGVNLTLGVLVGLALAGTTFVVILGAVGRVVPVHQRGRAFGIVTAGGSIGQFLVVPLTQELIGISDWRTALWVLAGLMILMIALARGVTGRAEPDTVAADGTLGEGSWAALRGAVSHSGFILLNAGFFVCGFHIAFLSTHLPAYLSDAGLGGSVGAGSLALIGLFNIFGSYFFGYCSDRYSKKHVLSYLYLARAAVIAVFVLVPLSSASALTFAGTIGFLWLGTVPLTSGLVGQIFGVRHLSLLFGVVFMSHQFGSFFGAWAAGWSYRVTGSYDQAWIASIALALLAAALHWPIRDTPVAVARHPAPV; this is encoded by the coding sequence ATGACCGCCCCGACGGCGCGTCGTGTCTCGCCCTGGGTGATGGTCGCCTGCGGCGCGGCGATCGTGACCCTGTCGATGGGCGCCCGTCAGGCCTTCGGGTTGTTCATGCTGCCCATGGCCCACGATATCGCGGTCAACCGCGAAACCTTCGGCCTGGCCATCGCCATTCAGAATCTGCTGTTCGGGCTGGTCCAACCGTCGGTGGGCGCGCTCGCCGATCGCCTGGGCGCCGGTCGCACGATCGTCGCCGGCGCCGTGCTCTATGCACTGGGCCTGGCGTTGACCGCGACCGTGGGCAACGCCCTGGGCGTAAACCTCACGCTGGGGGTACTGGTCGGCCTGGCGCTGGCCGGCACCACGTTCGTGGTGATCCTGGGCGCTGTGGGTCGTGTCGTGCCGGTCCATCAGCGCGGACGGGCGTTCGGCATCGTCACCGCCGGGGGATCGATCGGCCAGTTCCTGGTGGTGCCCTTGACCCAAGAACTGATCGGCATCAGCGACTGGCGTACTGCCCTGTGGGTGCTCGCCGGCCTGATGATACTCATGATCGCGCTCGCCCGCGGGGTAACCGGCCGGGCCGAACCGGACACCGTGGCCGCCGACGGTACGCTCGGCGAGGGATCCTGGGCGGCCCTCCGGGGCGCGGTGAGCCATTCCGGTTTCATTCTGCTCAACGCCGGCTTTTTCGTCTGCGGCTTTCATATCGCGTTTCTGTCCACGCATCTGCCGGCTTATCTGTCGGATGCCGGGCTGGGCGGCTCGGTCGGCGCGGGCTCGCTGGCGCTCATCGGGCTGTTCAACATCTTCGGCTCGTATTTCTTCGGCTACTGCTCGGACCGCTATAGCAAAAAACACGTGCTGTCGTATCTGTATCTGGCCCGGGCCGCAGTGATCGCCGTGTTCGTGCTGGTGCCGCTGTCGTCGGCCAGTGCGCTGACATTCGCCGGGACCATCGGTTTCCTGTGGCTGGGAACGGTGCCGCTGACCAGCGGGCTGGTCGGCCAGATATTCGGCGTCCGGCATCTGTCGTTGCTGTTCGGCGTGGTGTTCATGAGCCATCAGTTCGGCAGCTTCTTCGGCGCCTGGGCCGCGGGCTGGTCGTATCGGGTGACCGGCAGTTACGATCAGGCCTGGATCGCCTCGATCGCCCTCGCGCTGCTGGCCGCGGCCCTGCACTGGCCGATCCGGGATACGCCGGTGGCCGTCGCGCGCCATCCTGCCCCTGTCTGA
- a CDS encoding serine hydrolase domain-containing protein: MRQPLSGMLDAAVDDGRLPFVVAMVADAQGVIFEHAVAADGLTVDADSIFWLASMSKAVTATAAMQLVEAGTLALDTPAGDWVPELAAPEILIGFDDDRPMLRPARRTITLRDLLAHTSGHGYAFGHADLYRYTEVADRPARSSGTRAAYDLPLLFEPGSDWLYGVGVDWAGALLEAATGQPLDTLLAERIFAPLSMVDTGFTLDADQFVRTTPLYRRDADGGLAPMKRRRPERAEFFSAGGGLYGTPREYLRFLGALAADGRDGGRRLLAPESVAALCRDQVPGHRAGWIASAQPRVTGDFDITPGARAGWGLGFALNEAATAEGRSPGSPGWAGLANTYYWIDRERGTAAVFMTQLLPFADPSTLALLREFETRLNDGLDRSRPGPTHRD; this comes from the coding sequence ATGAGACAACCACTGAGCGGGATGCTGGACGCGGCCGTCGACGACGGCCGGCTGCCGTTCGTGGTGGCGATGGTCGCCGATGCACAGGGCGTGATCTTCGAGCACGCCGTCGCCGCCGACGGCCTGACGGTCGATGCCGACTCGATCTTCTGGCTGGCGTCGATGAGCAAGGCGGTCACCGCCACCGCGGCCATGCAGCTGGTCGAAGCCGGCACGCTGGCGTTGGACACGCCGGCCGGCGACTGGGTCCCCGAGTTGGCCGCCCCCGAGATCCTCATCGGCTTCGACGACGATCGCCCGATGCTGCGACCGGCCCGGCGCACCATCACATTGCGCGATCTGCTCGCGCATACCTCCGGCCACGGCTATGCCTTTGGCCATGCCGATCTTTACCGGTACACCGAGGTGGCCGATCGGCCCGCGCGCAGCAGCGGCACGCGCGCGGCCTACGATCTTCCGTTGTTGTTCGAACCGGGCAGCGACTGGCTCTACGGCGTCGGCGTGGACTGGGCAGGCGCGCTGCTCGAGGCGGCTACCGGCCAGCCGCTGGACACGCTGCTCGCCGAGCGGATCTTCGCCCCATTGTCCATGGTCGATACCGGGTTCACGCTCGACGCCGATCAGTTTGTGCGCACCACGCCGCTGTATCGCCGCGACGCCGACGGCGGTCTGGCGCCGATGAAACGGCGCCGGCCCGAGCGCGCCGAGTTCTTTTCTGCGGGCGGCGGTCTGTACGGGACGCCGCGAGAATACTTGCGTTTTCTCGGTGCGCTGGCCGCGGACGGCCGTGACGGCGGCCGGCGACTGCTTGCGCCCGAAAGCGTGGCCGCACTGTGTCGCGATCAGGTACCTGGCCATCGGGCAGGCTGGATCGCTTCGGCTCAGCCCCGGGTGACCGGCGATTTCGATATCACGCCGGGGGCGCGCGCTGGCTGGGGCCTGGGCTTTGCGCTCAACGAAGCCGCCACGGCCGAAGGCCGTTCCCCCGGCAGCCCCGGTTGGGCGGGTCTGGCCAATACCTATTACTGGATCGACCGCGAACGCGGGACCGCGGCCGTGTTCATGACCCAGCTGTTGCCGTTTGCCGATCCTTCGACGCTGGCGCTGCTGCGCGAGTTCGAGACGCGTCTGAATGACGGGCTCGATCGCAGTCGGCCGGGGCCAACGCACCGCGATTAG
- a CDS encoding VOC family protein has translation MALSPFHLAIPVHDLPAARRFYGEVFGLAEGRSDTQWVDFDFYGHQLVIHEHPKTDAQDHAHTNPVDGHDVPIPHFGIVLEWDEWETLAQRLRERDTEFVIEPYVRFVGQPGEQATMFLLDPCGNALEFKAFKDRGQLFAT, from the coding sequence ATGGCGCTTTCCCCGTTTCACCTGGCCATTCCGGTCCATGACCTGCCGGCGGCCCGCCGGTTCTATGGCGAGGTCTTCGGCCTGGCCGAAGGCCGGTCGGACACCCAGTGGGTCGATTTCGATTTCTATGGCCATCAGCTGGTCATCCATGAACATCCCAAGACCGATGCGCAGGATCATGCCCATACCAACCCGGTCGACGGGCACGACGTGCCGATCCCGCACTTCGGCATCGTACTCGAATGGGACGAATGGGAGACCCTGGCCCAGCGGCTGCGTGAGCGTGACACCGAGTTCGTGATCGAACCCTATGTCCGTTTCGTCGGCCAGCCGGGCGAGCAGGCGACGATGTTTCTGCTCGACCCCTGTGGCAACGCGCTGGAATTCAAGGCGTTCAAGGATCGCGGCCAGCTTTTCGCCACCTAG
- a CDS encoding GntP family permease: protein MENWSQTLTAGPLLAIAAFAVALLLVLIIRFKVHAFLALAIVSLATAFATGIPSDAIVDVMVSNFGETLGSVALLVGFGAMLGKLVEHSGGARALADRMVAVFGEARAPFALGLASLFMGFPIFFDAGLVVMLPIIFAVARRLDGPVLLYGLPAAAAFSVMHVFVPPHPGPVTAIEAYGANPGLVLLVGIVMAFPLWYVSGYLWGLFAARRFPFGVTAGLFGELETDNIAQPPAVATVIAILLLPLVLIFANTSLLFAASIGWADATAEWFKLAVMIGQTPIALLISVLVASYVLGWRRGERGSALEKILDRSLGPICSVVLITGAGGMFGGVLQASGIGDALAGSLGDIGLPVIVAAYLVAVLVRLAQGSATVALVTAAGLMAPSVAAGDFSAMQVVAITLATAAGSVFAGHVNDSGFWLVGRLMGMDVATTLKTWTVQQALESVVAFALTYMLFILF, encoded by the coding sequence ATGGAAAACTGGTCCCAGACGTTGACCGCCGGGCCCTTGCTGGCCATCGCCGCGTTCGCCGTCGCCCTGCTGCTGGTTCTGATCATCCGCTTTAAGGTCCACGCCTTTCTCGCGCTGGCCATCGTCAGCCTGGCCACGGCGTTCGCCACCGGTATCCCTTCGGACGCGATCGTCGACGTGATGGTGTCGAACTTCGGCGAGACCCTCGGCTCGGTCGCGCTGCTGGTGGGCTTCGGGGCGATGCTCGGCAAGCTGGTCGAGCACTCCGGTGGCGCACGGGCGCTGGCCGATCGCATGGTCGCGGTCTTCGGCGAGGCACGTGCACCCTTCGCCCTGGGCCTGGCCTCACTGTTCATGGGCTTTCCGATTTTCTTCGATGCCGGTCTGGTGGTGATGCTGCCGATCATCTTCGCCGTGGCCCGCCGGCTCGACGGGCCGGTGCTGCTGTACGGGCTACCGGCCGCGGCCGCCTTTTCGGTGATGCATGTGTTCGTGCCCCCGCATCCGGGCCCGGTGACCGCGATCGAGGCGTACGGCGCCAATCCCGGCCTGGTGCTGCTGGTCGGTATCGTGATGGCGTTTCCGCTCTGGTATGTCTCCGGCTATCTGTGGGGCCTGTTCGCCGCGCGGCGTTTTCCGTTCGGGGTGACCGCGGGACTGTTCGGCGAACTGGAGACCGACAATATCGCCCAGCCGCCGGCCGTGGCCACGGTGATCGCGATCCTGCTGCTGCCGCTGGTGCTGATCTTTGCCAACACCAGCCTGCTGTTCGCCGCCTCTATCGGCTGGGCGGATGCGACGGCCGAATGGTTCAAGCTGGCCGTGATGATCGGCCAGACGCCGATCGCGCTGTTGATCTCGGTGCTCGTGGCCTCGTACGTGCTGGGCTGGCGTCGCGGCGAACGCGGCAGCGCGCTGGAGAAGATTCTCGATCGCTCGCTCGGCCCGATCTGTTCGGTCGTGCTGATCACCGGCGCCGGCGGCATGTTCGGCGGCGTGTTGCAGGCCTCGGGTATCGGCGATGCGCTGGCCGGGTCACTGGGCGATATCGGCCTGCCGGTGATCGTGGCCGCCTATCTGGTCGCCGTACTGGTGCGCCTGGCCCAGGGCTCGGCCACCGTGGCCCTGGTGACCGCGGCCGGGCTGATGGCGCCGTCTGTTGCCGCGGGCGACTTCTCGGCCATGCAGGTGGTCGCGATCACCCTGGCCACGGCGGCCGGCTCGGTGTTCGCCGGGCACGTCAACGATTCCGGCTTCTGGTTGGTCGGCCGGCTCATGGGCATGGACGTGGCCACCACCCTCAAGACCTGGACCGTGCAGCAGGCGCTGGAATCGGTGGTCGCCTTCGCACTGACCTATATGCTGTTCATCCTGTTCTAG
- a CDS encoding cobalamin-binding protein, which translates to MKRAALIGLIWLLIAAPALAEVVATDFLGRRVVLEQPARRIVALSPHLVENLYSAGLGDRLVGAVSHSDYPPAARDIPRVGGYMSVSLEAIVALDPDLVVAWASGDGGGGASLSRLESLGVPVYVDRPRKPADIARAIEDLGRLGGRGQAATAAATAFRRRLASLRAQYADQTPVSLFYEIWNEPLQTLGGDQFVTHVIRLCGGRNIFADARTLAPRVSIESVLVRDPQAIIATGRSDTAPPWLDDWRNWPGLQAVRHDHLYFLPPDLMNRPTVRMLDGARMLCEKLAAVRGD; encoded by the coding sequence ATGAAGCGCGCGGCGCTCATCGGGCTGATCTGGCTGCTGATCGCCGCGCCGGCGCTCGCCGAGGTGGTGGCCACCGATTTTCTCGGTCGCCGGGTGGTGCTGGAACAGCCCGCCCGCCGTATCGTGGCTTTGTCTCCGCATCTTGTGGAAAACCTGTACTCGGCCGGGCTGGGCGATCGACTGGTCGGGGCGGTCTCGCACAGCGACTACCCGCCGGCGGCCCGCGACATACCGCGGGTGGGGGGCTATATGAGCGTCAGCCTCGAGGCCATCGTCGCGCTCGATCCCGATCTGGTGGTGGCCTGGGCCTCGGGCGACGGCGGCGGCGGGGCGTCGCTGTCGCGGTTGGAATCGCTGGGGGTGCCGGTGTATGTCGATCGCCCGCGCAAGCCCGCGGACATCGCACGCGCGATCGAGGATCTGGGCCGGCTCGGCGGCCGTGGGCAGGCCGCGACCGCCGCCGCGACGGCCTTCCGCCGGCGCCTGGCAAGTCTGCGCGCGCAGTATGCCGATCAGACACCGGTGAGCCTTTTCTACGAGATCTGGAACGAGCCGCTGCAGACGCTGGGCGGCGATCAGTTCGTCACCCACGTGATCCGCCTGTGTGGCGGGCGCAACATTTTTGCCGATGCGCGGACGCTGGCGCCTCGCGTGAGTATCGAATCGGTGCTCGTACGCGACCCTCAGGCGATCATCGCCACCGGGCGCAGCGACACCGCGCCGCCCTGGCTCGACGACTGGCGGAACTGGCCCGGCCTGCAGGCGGTACGCCACGATCATCTGTATTTCCTGCCGCCGGATCTGATGAACCGGCCCACGGTGCGCATGCTCGACGGCGCCCGGATGCTGTGCGAAAAGCTGGCGGCCGTGCGTGGCGACTGA
- a CDS encoding serine hydrolase — protein MHRAPGGRLRAAHRLRSLAVVIGLACAMSGTVFADTRTTGPSPWADTLDGIAADAGALERTHTLMVAIAGRTVVDRGFRGHATTETANIKSLSKTWMGALVGAAIDRGVIRGVDQPVVELLGDRVPADIDPRVATITVGQLLSMQAGLERTSGAQYGAWVASRNWVTDALTRPFTGEPGGRMRYSTGNTHLLSAALTQASGRSTLALMRDWLGEPLGVAIPPWTRDPQGIYFGGNEMGLTPRALLAFGEMIRRGGRVGERRVLPAEWIETSWQVRTRSIYNGDGYGYGWFTAELAGVRAHYGWGYGGQVLFVVPARAMTVVITSDPRPPSRGAYLDRLKAVVGELIAATDAS, from the coding sequence ATGCACCGGGCGCCTGGAGGGAGGCTACGCGCCGCGCATCGGTTGCGGTCGCTGGCTGTGGTGATCGGGCTGGCCTGCGCTATGTCCGGTACGGTGTTCGCCGATACGCGCACCACCGGCCCTTCGCCCTGGGCCGATACGCTCGACGGTATCGCGGCCGACGCCGGTGCGCTCGAGCGGACGCATACGCTGATGGTGGCGATTGCCGGGCGGACGGTGGTCGACCGCGGTTTCCGCGGCCATGCCACCACAGAAACGGCCAATATCAAGTCGTTGTCCAAGACCTGGATGGGCGCCCTTGTCGGCGCGGCCATCGATCGCGGGGTGATCCGCGGCGTCGATCAGCCCGTCGTCGAGCTGCTGGGTGATCGCGTGCCCGCCGATATCGACCCGCGAGTGGCCACCATCACCGTCGGGCAGCTGCTATCCATGCAGGCGGGCCTGGAACGTACGTCCGGTGCCCAATACGGCGCCTGGGTGGCCAGCCGCAACTGGGTCACCGATGCGCTGACCCGACCGTTCACCGGCGAGCCGGGCGGGCGCATGCGCTATTCGACGGGCAATACCCATCTGCTGTCGGCCGCGCTGACCCAAGCCAGCGGTCGCAGCACGCTCGCGCTCATGCGGGACTGGCTCGGCGAGCCGCTGGGGGTGGCGATTCCGCCCTGGACACGCGATCCCCAGGGCATTTATTTCGGCGGCAACGAAATGGGGTTGACTCCGCGCGCACTGCTGGCCTTCGGCGAGATGATCCGACGCGGCGGACGCGTGGGCGAACGCCGCGTACTGCCCGCCGAATGGATCGAGACCAGCTGGCAAGTCCGTACACGCTCGATCTACAACGGCGACGGGTACGGCTACGGCTGGTTCACCGCCGAGCTGGCCGGCGTGCGCGCGCATTATGGCTGGGGCTACGGTGGCCAGGTCCTGTTCGTCGTGCCCGCGCGTGCAATGACGGTCGTGATCACGTCCGATCCGAGGCCACCTTCGCGGGGCGCCTATCTCGACCGTCTCAAGGCCGTGGTGGGCGAACTGATTGCCGCGACCGACGCGTCCTAG
- a CDS encoding SDR family oxidoreductase — MSDSLFDLSGRLAFVTGSSRGLGHAMAAGLAGRGARVVLHGRNRKTLAETATALADDTGAEVSHASFDITDAAAVRAGIDALVAIHGVPDILVNNAGRQQRAPFAEFDPADWDALIATNLSGVFYVANALAARMSERGSGKIVNLGSVQSVLARETIAPYAASKGGVAMLTRGMAADLARYNIQVNCISPGYFQTDMNTALWQDADFDRWVRQRTPAQRWGRVEELVGTLVYLCSSASDFVSGQNIFVDGGMTSVV; from the coding sequence ATGTCCGATTCGCTGTTCGATCTGTCCGGCCGGCTCGCATTCGTGACCGGCTCATCCCGCGGACTGGGCCATGCCATGGCCGCCGGCCTGGCCGGACGCGGCGCACGCGTGGTCCTGCACGGTCGTAATCGCAAGACGCTGGCCGAGACCGCGACCGCCCTGGCCGACGACACCGGCGCCGAGGTCAGCCATGCCAGCTTCGATATCACCGATGCGGCCGCCGTACGCGCCGGCATCGATGCCCTGGTGGCCATCCACGGCGTGCCCGATATCCTGGTCAACAACGCCGGTCGCCAGCAACGCGCACCCTTTGCCGAGTTCGATCCCGCGGACTGGGATGCCCTGATCGCCACCAATCTGTCCGGCGTGTTCTATGTCGCCAACGCCCTGGCCGCACGCATGAGCGAACGCGGCTCGGGCAAGATCGTCAATCTCGGCTCGGTCCAGTCGGTGCTGGCCCGCGAGACCATCGCACCCTATGCCGCCAGCAAGGGCGGCGTGGCCATGCTCACCCGCGGCATGGCCGCCGATCTGGCGCGCTACAACATCCAGGTGAACTGCATCTCGCCGGGCTATTTTCAAACCGACATGAATACCGCGCTCTGGCAGGACGCCGATTTCGATCGCTGGGTGCGACAGCGCACACCGGCCCAGCGCTGGGGCCGGGTGGAGGAACTGGTCGGTACGCTGGTCTATCTGTGCAGCAGCGCTTCGGACTTCGTCTCGGGCCAGAACATATTCGTCGACGGCGGCATGACCTCGGTCGTGTGA
- a CDS encoding gluconokinase, which produces MSRHGAHSLQRPRRVVVMGVSGCGKSSLGKAIGHRLQIDYIDGDDYHPQANIDKMAGGEPLTDADRHGWLAALAELIGARRAADASLLIGCSALKRIYREQLRRADPDLVFLFLDGDYRLILERMRARAHFFSPAMLDSQFATLERPRPDEAIRVDIDAAFDTVVERCAQALCGQAPDGRRDSAYSEHTR; this is translated from the coding sequence ATGAGCAGACACGGAGCGCATTCGCTGCAGCGGCCCCGGCGGGTGGTGGTGATGGGCGTATCCGGCTGCGGCAAGTCCAGCCTGGGCAAAGCGATCGGCCACCGTCTGCAGATCGACTATATCGACGGTGACGACTATCACCCCCAGGCGAATATCGACAAGATGGCCGGCGGCGAGCCGCTGACCGACGCCGACCGTCACGGCTGGCTGGCCGCCCTGGCCGAGTTGATCGGGGCCCGACGCGCGGCCGACGCCTCGCTTCTGATCGGTTGCTCGGCGCTCAAGCGTATCTACCGCGAGCAGCTGCGACGCGCTGACCCGGATCTGGTGTTCCTGTTTCTGGACGGCGACTACCGGCTGATCCTCGAGCGCATGCGCGCTCGGGCGCATTTCTTCTCACCGGCCATGCTGGACAGCCAGTTCGCCACGCTGGAACGGCCGCGCCCCGATGAAGCGATCCGGGTGGATATCGACGCCGCGTTCGACACCGTCGTCGAGCGCTGCGCACAAGCGCTATGCGGCCAGGCGCCAGACGGCCGCCGCGATTCGGCGTATTCGGAACACACACGCTAA
- a CDS encoding YbhB/YbcL family Raf kinase inhibitor-like protein has product MPFAPADMKLSSSAFKQHGAIPKKYSAEGDNISPELSWSNVPEGTRSLAIICHDPDAPLVQNGMYGFVHWLCYNLPADMTQIAEGADVATVGNNDFGEVGYGGPMPPEGHGPHYYYFWVLALDAEPELPTGLALGELLEKIEPHLLGMDRLIGSYERN; this is encoded by the coding sequence ATGCCATTCGCCCCCGCCGACATGAAACTCTCCAGCAGCGCCTTCAAGCAGCATGGCGCCATCCCGAAGAAATACAGCGCCGAAGGCGACAACATCTCGCCGGAGCTGTCGTGGTCGAACGTGCCCGAAGGCACCCGCAGCCTGGCGATCATCTGTCACGATCCGGACGCGCCCCTGGTACAGAACGGCATGTACGGCTTCGTGCACTGGCTGTGCTACAACCTGCCTGCCGACATGACCCAGATCGCCGAAGGCGCCGATGTGGCCACCGTGGGCAACAACGACTTCGGCGAAGTCGGCTACGGTGGCCCGATGCCGCCCGAGGGCCACGGCCCGCACTATTATTATTTCTGGGTACTGGCACTGGATGCCGAACCGGAACTGCCGACCGGGCTGGCCCTGGGTGAACTGCTCGAAAAGATCGAGCCGCACCTGCTCGGCATGGATCGCCTGATCGGCAGCTACGAACGCAACTGA
- a CDS encoding GNAT family N-acetyltransferase, translating to MHIRAFHDDDWPALWAILAPVFAAGETYAVDRDIDARRARRYWVDQPAACLVAVDDRGQLAGSYFIKANQAGPGDHVANCGYIVAEIARGQGIAGAMCEHSQQQARSLGFTAMQYNCVVATNTSALALWQRLGFAVVGTLPGAFRHPRLGPVDAHVLYKTLAG from the coding sequence ATGCATATCCGAGCCTTTCACGACGACGACTGGCCCGCGCTCTGGGCGATCCTGGCGCCGGTGTTCGCCGCCGGCGAGACGTATGCCGTGGACCGCGATATCGATGCCCGGCGCGCGCGCCGCTACTGGGTGGATCAGCCGGCGGCCTGCCTTGTCGCCGTCGACGACCGTGGGCAGCTGGCAGGCAGCTACTTCATCAAGGCCAATCAGGCCGGGCCGGGCGATCATGTGGCCAACTGCGGGTATATCGTCGCCGAGATCGCCCGTGGCCAGGGCATCGCCGGAGCGATGTGCGAACACAGCCAGCAACAGGCCCGGTCGCTGGGCTTCACGGCCATGCAATACAACTGCGTGGTGGCCACCAACACCAGTGCGCTCGCGCTCTGGCAGCGGCTGGGTTTTGCCGTGGTCGGCACGCTGCCCGGCGCCTTTCGGCATCCGCGCCTGGGCCCGGTCGATGCGCATGTGCTCTACAAGACGCTGGCCGGCTAG
- a CDS encoding tautomerase gives MPYLQLDVCGHYPADTKRTLAGRLAETYAETMAMDIRRISIAIRELGEAGLWRIVDGEPVPAHVLMCDIRRGRDAELRLRLAQQLVAICAATLGIDEHRLNVEFTQHAGDEMYHPMLGGFSPEWADSSEQDAPG, from the coding sequence ATGCCATATCTCCAGCTCGACGTCTGCGGCCATTACCCGGCGGATACCAAGCGCACGCTGGCCGGCCGTCTGGCAGAAACCTATGCCGAGACCATGGCCATGGACATCCGGCGTATCAGCATCGCCATCCGCGAACTCGGCGAAGCCGGCCTTTGGCGCATCGTCGATGGCGAGCCGGTGCCCGCCCACGTGCTGATGTGCGATATCCGGCGAGGCCGCGACGCCGAGCTCCGGCTGCGCCTGGCGCAGCAGCTGGTCGCGATCTGTGCCGCGACGCTGGGTATCGATGAACACCGGCTCAACGTCGAGTTCACCCAGCACGCCGGCGACGAGATGTACCATCCGATGCTCGGCGGGTTCAGCCCCGAGTGGGCCGATTCATCCGAGCAAGACGCGCCCGGGTAG